Within Streptomyces sp. NBC_00704, the genomic segment GTCGGCCGCCGCCCCCTGTACGGCTACTCGGCGGCGGCCATGATCGTGCTCGCCGTCCCCGCGTTCCTGCTCATCAAGATGGACGGGACGTGGCCGCCCGTGTTCGGCGTGCTGATCCTCTCCACCCTGCTGGCCTGCTTCGCCGCGCCGAGCGCCGCGACGCTGCCCGCGCTGTTCCCGACCGCCGTGCGGTACGCCGCGATGGGCATCGGCTTCAACTTCGCGGTGGCCGCGTTCGGCGGCACCACCCCGCTCGTCACGGAGGCGCTGGTGAGCGTCACCGGAAACGACATGGTGCCCGCGTACTACCTCATGGCGGCCGGCGTCATCGGACTGATCACGGTCCGTTTCCTGCCGGAGAGCGCCCAGGTCTCCCTGCGCGGCTCCCAGCCGATGGTGGGATCCAAGAAGGAACGGCGCGAACTGATCGCCACCTCGCATGAGTTGTACCGGGTCGGCCGGGAGAGGTCCCACCGCTGACCCGCCCCGCCGGGCCGCGCCGTGACCCCCCGCGCCGCGCTGTGACCCGGCCCGCCGGCCGGGCGGCGTCCCGCTGTCGCACGTTTCCCGCCCCCGCGCGGTACGGGCCCTACCCGTGCGGTCCGTCGCGCCGAGGGCCCCTGGACGGTGACGCCCCGGAGGGCCGGCTCGCGCCGGCCGCGTCGGACGCGTCGGCCCGGTCCGCGGGGGACGGCGGCCGGTCGGCCGGCGGGGCCGGTGGCAGGGGCGGCAGGCCCGCGGCGAGGTCCGGGAGCAGCACCGGCTCCAGCCGTATCCGCTCCTGGACGGCGAGGTACCGCTCCAGTGCCGGCGGCCGGTAGCGCGGGTCGCGGTCGCGGCGCTCCTTGGCGGGCACCGCCAGGAACTCGTTGCCGTCCGGCTCGCCCCCGGCGTTCGCGGCCTCTCCGATGGGCCGGTGCAGCGGCTTGGCCAGCCGGTACCAGCCGTTGCGCGAGGTGTGCAGTTCGCCGAGGGCGTCGGGCCGTACCCGGAAGTCGGTGCTCTCCTCGGGTCTCATCACCTCGGGGCCCACCTCGCCGAGCACCTCGGCCTCGAACTCCAGCCCGTGCCGGCGGGCCTGATCGACCATCCACAGCAGGGCGATGTCGGACAACCCGGTCTGCCGATAGCTGCCGCCCACGTCGCAGTGCACCCCGGCGAACCAGACCTGCTGGAGTTCCTGGCCCTCCCCGACGGCCCCCGGCTGCCGGTGCCACAGGGCCGGCCGGAACGCCGAACGCTGCTCGTCGACGGCCAGCGCGTGGAACGCGGCCCTGACCCAACTGCTCAACTCGGTGTTGTGGAAAGCCCATCGGCGGTTGAACCGGTTCACCGCCGGCCGCAGCGACGGGGCGTCCGGGACCGGGATGCCGAGCGCGCCGACCGTGTCCCACACCCCGATGAAGCGGATCTCCGTCTCGCGCGCGTAGGAGCGGCGGAACAGCGTGGCCGCCGCGCCGTTGGGCCGCTCGACGCGGTCCCGGTACAGGGCCCAGGCCTCGGGGATCCGGTCGGCGTGGTCCCGGCGCAGGATGCCGCTGTTGCGCAGGAGGCCCGCCAGACTGCGGGCGGTGAACGCGCCCCGGCTGAAGCCGAAGAGGAACAGCTCGTCGTCGGGCTCGTACGTCTCGACGAGGAACCGGTAGGCGTCGACGACGTTCTGCGACAGGCCCGCGCCGAAGGCGCCGCCGCGCAGCCGGTCCCGCCGCCGGGTGCCGACCCCGCTGTGGTAGTAGACGCGTTGCTCCTTGCCGGCGGCGAACCCCGGGCGTACGGACAGCGCGACCTTGGCGACGTTGGTTCTGCTCGGCTGGTCGGCGAAGTTCCATGTGCCGTCGCAGCAGACGACGAGGCGCTTGGCCATGACCACCTCCTGGCGAGCGCACAGTGGTGTCCGGCACCACGTTCCATGCTCGCACCGCCGGTCCGGCCACGCCATCCGTCGACGGGTGGCGCATGTCGACATAGCGACTACGCTGATGAGTTGGGTCGGACGCGGCCCTCGGGAGACGCGTCGGACGTGGTGCAAGCGGTCCACGCGAGCACCCACCGGCCCCGCAGCGGCTGCACCCGCCGACGGTGACGCCGCATCCCCGCGCAGCCCGCGCCGCCCCCGCGGAACGCCCCGCCCGAGCGACGCGCCTGCCGGGCCCCGTACCGCGCACAAGCCCTGACGGCACGCGCCCCGGAGGGACGTCTGCCCCGTGGGCGGTCCGGCCGGCCAGGCACGAGGAGGAACCGGTCATGAGCGAGCCGGGAACCGTGGCACTCACCGTCGAGCACGCGGGTTCGGTCCGGGCGATCGCCTTCAGCCCGGACGGCGCCCGGTTCGCCTCCGGCGGCGAGGACACCGTCCTGCGGGTGCGCCCGGTCGGCATCGGCGTCCCCGTCGACATGAGCGTCGACGGGTTCGTGACCGGCGTCGCGTTCAGTCCGGACGGCGCCCGGATCGCCCTGGCCGACTTCGAGCAGGTGCTCCTGCTGGACGCCTCCGGCGGCCCGGCCCTGTGGCAGGGGCCCCTGGATCCCGGCCACTCGGTCAACAGCGTGCGGTTCACCCCGGACGGGCGGGTGATCGCCGCCACCGACACGCTGATCGCCGTCCTCGACCAGGCCACCGGCGCGATCGGCCGCCGGATCACCGTGGACCCGCCGCTGATCGCCGACGTCGACCTGAGCCGGGACGGCGCCCGCATCGCGCTGGCCGTCGACGAACGCCACGGCGGAGACCACCGCCGGGCGGGATCCGCACGGGTCGTGGACCTCGCCACCGGCGCGGAACTCGGACGGCTGACGCCCGACGACGCCGTGCTCGCGGTCGCGTTCGCCCCCGACGGGTCGACGGTGGTGTGCTGCGCCGCCGACGACACCACCCGGATGTTCGAGGCGCAGGGCGGCGCACAGCTGTGGCCCGCCCCGGACGAGATCGACGACCAGGTCACCGCCCCGAGCTGCGTGGCCTTCGACCCCAGGGGACGGTGGACCGTCGTCGGCGGGTCCGACGGGTTCGCCCGCGTCCTGGACGCCGAGACCGGAGTGGAGAAGTGCCGGGCCCCCAAGCTCACCCCGGGCGCGCCGGACCCTGGCTTCGGGGCCGTCACCCATGTGGCGTTCAGCCCCAACGGCCGGCTCGCGGCCAGCGCCTCCATCGACGCCGTCGTGCGGCTCTTCGACCTCGACGGCAAGGAGCTGTACGCCGTCACCACCGATGAGCGCGAGGTGCTCACGATGACGTTCAGTCCCGACGGACACCGGCTCGGCGTCGGATGCTTCGACCGCGCGCTGGTCATCGACAACGGCACGTCCGACGGAGGGTGACGCGCCATGGACGCCCGGGAACTC encodes:
- a CDS encoding DUF2235 domain-containing protein, with protein sequence MAKRLVVCCDGTWNFADQPSRTNVAKVALSVRPGFAAGKEQRVYYHSGVGTRRRDRLRGGAFGAGLSQNVVDAYRFLVETYEPDDELFLFGFSRGAFTARSLAGLLRNSGILRRDHADRIPEAWALYRDRVERPNGAAATLFRRSYARETEIRFIGVWDTVGALGIPVPDAPSLRPAVNRFNRRWAFHNTELSSWVRAAFHALAVDEQRSAFRPALWHRQPGAVGEGQELQQVWFAGVHCDVGGSYRQTGLSDIALLWMVDQARRHGLEFEAEVLGEVGPEVMRPEESTDFRVRPDALGELHTSRNGWYRLAKPLHRPIGEAANAGGEPDGNEFLAVPAKERRDRDPRYRPPALERYLAVQERIRLEPVLLPDLAAGLPPLPPAPPADRPPSPADRADASDAAGASRPSGASPSRGPRRDGPHG
- a CDS encoding WD40 repeat domain-containing protein; this encodes MSEPGTVALTVEHAGSVRAIAFSPDGARFASGGEDTVLRVRPVGIGVPVDMSVDGFVTGVAFSPDGARIALADFEQVLLLDASGGPALWQGPLDPGHSVNSVRFTPDGRVIAATDTLIAVLDQATGAIGRRITVDPPLIADVDLSRDGARIALAVDERHGGDHRRAGSARVVDLATGAELGRLTPDDAVLAVAFAPDGSTVVCCAADDTTRMFEAQGGAQLWPAPDEIDDQVTAPSCVAFDPRGRWTVVGGSDGFARVLDAETGVEKCRAPKLTPGAPDPGFGAVTHVAFSPNGRLAASASIDAVVRLFDLDGKELYAVTTDEREVLTMTFSPDGHRLGVGCFDRALVIDNGTSDGG